In a genomic window of Physeter macrocephalus isolate SW-GA chromosome 14, ASM283717v5, whole genome shotgun sequence:
- the TBC1D16 gene encoding TBC1 domain family member 16, which yields MRSLRLFFSDEACTSGQLVVASRESQYKVFHFHHGGLDKLPDVLQQWKYCAETHLKDQQVADEKTCMQFSIQRPKLPSSETHPEESMYRRLDVAAWLRHLNALGQVEEEYKLRKVWPFLLRYYSHESTSEEREALRVQKRKEYAEIQQKRLSMTPEEHRAFWRNVQFTVDKDVVRTDRSNQFFRGEGNPNVESMRRILLNYAVYNPAIGYSQGMSDLVAPILAEVLDESDTFWCFVGLMQNTIFVSSPRDEDMEKQLLYLRELLRLTHLRFYQHLVSLGEDGLQMLFCHRWLLLCFKREFPEAEALRIWEACWAHYQTDYFHLFICVAIVAIYGDDVIEQQLATDQMLLHFGNLAMHMNGELVLRKARSLLYQFRLLPRIPCSLHDLCKLCGTGMWDSGYMPAVECTGQHPGSESCPYGGTVETPSPKPPREGRKGPKTPREGFGFRR from the exons ATGCGCTCCCTCCGCCTCTTCTTCAG CGATGAGGCCTGCACCAGCGGCCAGCTGGTCGTCGCCAGCCGGGAAAGCCAGTACAAGGTGTTCCACTTCCACCACGGTGGCCTGGACAAGCTGCCCGACGTGCTTCAGCAGTGGAAATACTGTGCAGAGACGCACCTCAAAGACCAG CAGGTCGCCGACGAAAAGACGTGCATGCAGTTCTCCATCCAGCGTCCCAAACTGCCGTCTTCCGAGACGCACCCCGAGGAGAGCATGTACCGACGGCTGGACGTCGCGGCCTGGCTCCGCCACCTGAACGCGCTGGGCCAGGTGGAGGAGGAATACAAGCTCCGCAAG GTCTGGCCCTTCCTGCTGCGTTATTACAGCCACGAGTCGACGTCGGAGGAGAGGGAGGCGCTGCGGgtgcagaagagaaaggaatacgCCGAGATCCAGCAGAAAAG GCTCTCCATGACCCCTGAAGAGCACAGAGCGTTCTGGCGGAACGTGCAGTTCACCGTGGACAAGGATGTGGTACGGACAGATCGAAGCAACCAGTTCTTCCGAGGAGAAGGCAATCCCAATGTGGAGAGCATGAG GAGGATCCTGCTGAACTATGCAGTGTACAACCCAGCCATCGGCTACTCCCAGGGCATGTCGGACCTGGTGGCACCCATCCTGGCTGAGGTCCTGGACGAGTCAGACACCTTCTGGTGCTTTGTGGGTTTGATGCAGAACACGATCTTTGTCAGCTCTCCTCGGGACGAGGACATGGAGAAACAGCTG CTGTACCTGCGGGAGCTGCTGCGGCTGACGCATCTGCGCTTCTACCAGCACCTGGTCTCGCTGGGCGAGGATGGCCTTCAAATGCTCTTCTGCCACCGCTGGCTCTTGCTGTGCTTCAAGCGGGAGTTTCCCGAGGCTGAGGCTCTGCGGATCTGGGAGGCCTGCTGGGCCCACTACCAG ACGGATTACTTCCACCTTTTCATCTGTGTGGCCATTGTGGCCATCTACGGGGATGACGTCATTGAGCAGCAGCTGGCCACCGATCAGATGCTTCTGCACTTTGGAAACCTGGCCATGCACATGAATGGGGAGCTTGTTCTCAGGAAG GCAAGGAGTTTGCTCTATCAGTTTCGCCTCCTGCCGCGGATCCCCTGCAGCCTGCATGACCTGTGCAAGCTGTGTGGGACTGGCATGTGGGACAGTGGCTACATGCCTGCCGTGGAGTGCACAGGCCAGCACCCGGGGTCTGAGAGCTGCCCATATGGGGGCACTGTGGAGACGCCTTCGCCCAAGCCCcccagagaaggcaggaagggcCCAAAGACACCCCGGGAAGGCTTCGGTTTCCGCAGATAG